A genomic region of Leptolyngbya sp. NIES-2104 contains the following coding sequences:
- a CDS encoding 6-carboxytetrahydropterin synthase, producing the protein MKCIIDRRAQFSASHRYYLSELSEAENVERFGACSRSPGHGHNYVLYVSMLGDLDEYGMVLNLSDVKHVIKREVTSQLDFSFLNDAWDEFQQTLPTTEHIARSIWKRLESHLPIVKIRLYEHPELWADYLGNNMEAYLTISTHFSAAHRLARPDLSYETNCEIYGKCARPNGHGHNYHLEVTIKGEIDPRTGMIADLVAFQKAVDDYVVEPFDHTFLNKDIPYFEKVVPTAENIAVHIRDLLEDPIGQIGAQLYKVKLIESPNNSCEVYGASATDSIALSMREPAFAKV; encoded by the coding sequence ATGAAATGTATCATCGATCGCCGTGCTCAGTTTTCGGCAAGTCATCGGTACTACTTGAGCGAACTGAGCGAAGCGGAGAACGTCGAGCGATTCGGAGCCTGTAGTCGGTCGCCCGGACATGGACACAATTATGTGCTGTATGTCTCGATGCTGGGAGATCTTGACGAGTATGGAATGGTGCTAAACCTGTCTGATGTGAAGCACGTAATCAAGCGCGAAGTGACGAGTCAGCTTGATTTTTCCTTCCTGAATGACGCTTGGGACGAATTCCAGCAAACGCTTCCGACCACTGAACATATTGCACGATCGATCTGGAAACGACTGGAATCGCACTTACCGATCGTCAAAATCCGACTGTACGAACATCCCGAACTTTGGGCAGATTATCTAGGAAACAATATGGAAGCCTACCTCACCATTAGTACTCATTTCAGCGCCGCTCACCGTCTCGCTCGTCCAGATCTAAGCTACGAAACAAACTGTGAAATCTACGGTAAGTGTGCTCGTCCGAATGGTCACGGTCATAACTATCACCTTGAAGTCACAATCAAAGGTGAAATCGATCCGAGAACAGGAATGATTGCAGATTTAGTTGCATTTCAGAAAGCAGTTGATGATTATGTAGTAGAACCGTTTGATCACACATTCTTGAATAAAGATATTCCATATTTCGAGAAAGTTGTGCCCACTGCTGAAAACATTGCTGTTCACATTCGCGATCTGCTGGAAGATCCGATTGGGCAAATTGGTGCACAGTTGTACAAAGTGAAATTGATTGAAAGCCCGAATAATTCCTGTGAGGTTTACGGTGCCAGCGCGACCGATTCGATCGCACTTTCGATGCGTGAACCTGCATTCGCAAAGGTATAG
- a CDS encoding D-alanyl-D-alanine carboxypeptidase, with protein MNSTISMMRRSDKNALIQTRQVIKATAVIASISLGFWSHPEVATAQTPQAAVSTVCARDLATRIDRIIQQPRFRSARWGIVIKPIEKSTILYQHNPNLSLIPASNVKLLTTAAALQLADRAPSNFQNWLTVVNRYSDNDRADALRRRIGGQSAIRSALTNLGIDANTYAQVDGSGLSRSNRVTPAALVTLLEAMFTDPRNELFHRSLAVAGVNGTLRNRFRNTLVQGNLHGKTGTLRGVRALSGYLDNPSYGTIAFSIVVNQPGQSGQSLATAVDQIVLQLAQVDRCE; from the coding sequence GTGAATTCTACGATTAGCATGATGCGAAGGTCTGACAAAAACGCTCTCATTCAAACTCGACAAGTGATTAAAGCAACTGCGGTAATCGCGAGTATCAGTCTAGGATTCTGGAGTCACCCGGAGGTTGCCACTGCTCAAACGCCTCAAGCCGCAGTCTCTACAGTTTGTGCACGTGATTTAGCAACAAGAATCGATCGTATTATTCAACAACCTAGATTTCGTTCAGCACGTTGGGGCATTGTGATTAAACCGATCGAGAAATCGACCATTCTCTACCAGCACAATCCAAATCTTTCTCTAATTCCCGCCTCGAATGTCAAGCTGTTAACGACTGCCGCCGCTCTTCAACTTGCCGATCGCGCTCCATCTAATTTTCAGAACTGGCTAACGGTTGTGAATCGTTACAGCGACAACGATCGAGCCGATGCCCTTCGTCGCCGCATTGGGGGTCAATCTGCGATCAGAAGCGCTCTCACAAATTTAGGAATTGATGCAAATACTTATGCTCAGGTTGATGGTTCAGGACTGTCTCGCAGCAATCGCGTCACCCCTGCTGCATTAGTGACCTTGTTAGAAGCAATGTTTACTGATCCGCGAAACGAATTATTTCATCGATCGTTAGCGGTCGCGGGCGTGAATGGAACGCTGAGAAATCGATTCCGCAATACCTTAGTTCAGGGCAATCTTCACGGCAAAACGGGAACCTTACGTGGCGTGAGAGCACTCTCTGGGTATTTAGATAATCCGAGTTATGGCACGATCGCGTTTAGCATTGTAGTGAATCAACCCGGACAATCCGGGCAATCATTGGCAACCGCGGTCGATCAAATCGTGCTGCAACTGGCACAAGTCGATCGATGTGAGTAG
- a CDS encoding Uma2 family endonuclease, producing MTQTRSQTKRLTFEEYLTYDDGTDTRHELVDGELIEMPPESQQNNDIAKRILFELLKHFPIELIAYKDTEIEVSGRQARCRLPDLIVHSEESYAALIGKTRSTITHEMPSPAIVIEVVSPGTTNRDRDYRHKRTEYAARCISEYWIIDPQDQQVTLCIWDNGQYEDQVHRGDDRLQSQIVPAFALTVNQILNPSQI from the coding sequence ATGACTCAAACTCGATCTCAAACAAAACGACTAACCTTTGAAGAGTATTTGACTTACGACGATGGGACAGATACCCGACACGAACTTGTGGATGGAGAACTCATTGAAATGCCGCCCGAATCACAGCAAAATAACGATATTGCTAAACGTATTTTGTTTGAACTTCTCAAGCATTTCCCGATCGAACTGATTGCCTACAAAGATACTGAAATCGAAGTCTCTGGCAGACAAGCAAGATGCCGACTCCCCGATCTAATTGTTCATTCTGAAGAATCTTATGCGGCATTGATCGGCAAAACTCGATCGACCATTACCCACGAAATGCCATCTCCCGCGATCGTCATTGAAGTCGTTTCTCCGGGCACAACCAATCGCGACCGAGACTATCGCCACAAACGCACAGAATACGCTGCCCGCTGCATTTCTGAATATTGGATTATCGACCCACAAGACCAGCAAGTCACACTCTGCATTTGGGACAACGGACAGTACGAAGATCAAGTCCACCGCGGCGATGACCGATTGCAATCTCAGATCGTGCCTGCGTTTGCGCTCACGGTGAATCAAATCCTCAACCCATCGCAAATTTAA
- a CDS encoding polysaccharide deacetylase family protein: MKLSPWNRLLSFSKRVAPRSYRKRFALSLLSCAATVSIAACSGINTTQMTTLTPPLLNVAEKPPTLQSSLNVAIAPVCAQGTQIGYQAATSVPSDFKPVTFSAESQRFAEAWKTEFAEVPSPQINPRARLAKVPIMMYHDIIAQKEVFFDVTPEELEAHFKLIQKNGLTPISLDQLVEHLKTGIPLPPKPIVLTFDDGYLGHYKYVYPLMKKYRYPAAFSIYPAKIDKPRGRPGMNWDQVKEMAADPLVTIASHSVNHPADLREVKDDTKLAFEMTESKQSLETNLGIPIKYFVYPEGKNDERVQQAAIAAGYQAAWTMSDEANLFAAESENLFNISRIGQSQIEKVVEVASGGPPVAFIQDGLNFSAPVELTKTTIGKVPLIMAAGGKPTTIHAKTRYQVGEIMQGTPAIAAVDGGFFSLEMLDSNKMIGPVMSGYSGTFAAAPQGSLKKLEGRPLVLISDRTIKFVPFDPLKHNTREGITEEMSDVKDAFVAGAWLVKDGKPQSAETFRGLFGFDAERDRAFWGIDQADRPLVGVSGDYVNSVALGEALSKAGLKEAVMLDSGASASLVYKGESMMSYTPRPVPHVVALMPPIQTDSTTCQTAAAKP, encoded by the coding sequence ATGAAATTGTCGCCTTGGAATCGTCTCCTGAGCTTCTCAAAGCGGGTTGCTCCTCGATCGTACCGGAAACGTTTCGCGCTCTCGTTGCTGTCTTGTGCCGCTACAGTCTCGATCGCGGCTTGCTCAGGAATCAATACGACTCAGATGACCACGCTCACGCCCCCATTGCTGAACGTGGCTGAGAAGCCGCCCACCCTGCAATCGAGTCTGAATGTCGCGATCGCGCCTGTCTGCGCTCAAGGAACTCAAATTGGGTATCAAGCCGCGACCTCTGTTCCATCTGATTTCAAGCCTGTAACCTTTAGTGCTGAATCTCAACGGTTTGCAGAAGCGTGGAAAACCGAATTTGCTGAGGTTCCTTCTCCCCAAATCAATCCTCGTGCGCGATTGGCGAAAGTGCCGATCATGATGTATCACGACATCATTGCTCAGAAAGAAGTATTTTTTGATGTCACACCCGAAGAACTAGAAGCACACTTCAAACTGATTCAGAAAAATGGACTGACTCCGATCAGTTTGGATCAGCTAGTCGAACATCTCAAAACTGGAATTCCATTACCGCCGAAACCGATCGTACTTACCTTCGATGATGGCTACCTAGGACATTACAAGTATGTCTATCCTCTGATGAAGAAGTACCGCTACCCGGCAGCATTCTCGATTTATCCAGCCAAGATCGATAAACCGAGAGGTCGTCCGGGCATGAATTGGGATCAGGTCAAGGAAATGGCGGCTGATCCGTTAGTGACGATCGCATCTCACAGCGTCAATCATCCCGCCGATTTGCGCGAGGTCAAAGATGATACCAAGTTAGCGTTCGAGATGACCGAATCGAAACAATCGCTAGAAACGAATCTCGGCATTCCGATTAAATACTTTGTCTATCCCGAAGGCAAGAATGATGAACGGGTGCAGCAAGCCGCGATCGCAGCCGGGTATCAAGCCGCTTGGACGATGAGTGATGAAGCGAATCTGTTTGCAGCGGAATCTGAAAATCTCTTCAACATCTCACGAATTGGACAATCGCAAATTGAGAAAGTTGTAGAAGTTGCGAGTGGAGGTCCGCCAGTCGCATTTATTCAAGACGGGCTGAACTTCAGCGCTCCTGTGGAACTCACCAAAACGACGATCGGGAAAGTGCCGTTAATTATGGCAGCAGGTGGAAAACCGACGACAATCCATGCCAAGACGCGGTATCAGGTTGGCGAAATCATGCAGGGAACACCCGCGATCGCAGCCGTTGACGGTGGCTTTTTCTCGCTAGAAATGCTCGACTCAAATAAAATGATCGGTCCTGTGATGAGTGGTTACTCTGGAACATTTGCGGCGGCTCCTCAAGGGTCGTTAAAAAAACTCGAAGGGCGACCGCTCGTTTTAATTAGCGATCGAACGATTAAATTTGTTCCGTTCGATCCACTCAAACACAATACTCGTGAAGGCATCACAGAAGAAATGAGCGATGTCAAAGATGCCTTTGTTGCAGGAGCGTGGCTCGTCAAAGATGGTAAACCGCAATCAGCGGAGACGTTCCGGGGATTATTTGGATTTGATGCGGAACGCGATCGAGCGTTTTGGGGAATTGATCAAGCCGATCGTCCGTTAGTCGGCGTGTCCGGTGATTATGTGAATTCGGTGGCACTCGGTGAAGCGTTATCGAAAGCAGGCTTGAAAGAAGCCGTCATGCTCGATTCGGGTGCAAGTGCTTCTTTGGTGTACAAAGGTGAGTCGATGATGAGCTACACACCGCGCCCAGTGCCGCACGTTGTGGCATTGATGCCGCCGATTCAGACAGATTCAACGACCTGTCAGACTGCTGCGGCAAAACCTTAA
- a CDS encoding nucleotidyltransferase family protein, translating into MAKTALDLTSEELRHYNPAKRINLQIAEEHWQKAWELVPKLALILREQFGAEQVMIFGSLTDKSRYTPWSDIDLAVWGIAPERFYTAVGVLNEVDSDFEIDLVDPTDPFCRSSVKQAIERTGVVV; encoded by the coding sequence ATGGCGAAGACAGCGTTAGATTTAACCTCTGAGGAGTTACGTCACTATAATCCCGCCAAGCGAATAAATCTCCAAATTGCAGAAGAGCATTGGCAAAAAGCCTGGGAATTAGTGCCCAAATTGGCGTTAATTCTCAGAGAACAGTTTGGAGCAGAACAAGTAATGATTTTTGGCTCCCTAACCGATAAAAGCCGTTATACGCCTTGGTCAGACATTGATCTCGCAGTTTGGGGAATTGCACCAGAGCGGTTTTATACAGCAGTTGGAGTTCTAAACGAGGTTGACTCGGATTTCGAGATTGATCTCGTTGATCCGACTGATCCGTTTTGTCGTTCGTCTGTGAAGCAAGCGATCGAGCGCACAGGAGTTGTGGTTTGA
- a CDS encoding TIGR00300 family protein — MTSSTRILMCAPDHYDVDYVINPWMEGNIHKSSRDRAVEQWQGLYELIKQHAIVDLVQPEKGVPDMVFTANAGLVLGDTAVLSRFYHKERQGEEPYFKAWFENNGFTVHELPPELPFEGAGDALFDREGRWLWSGYGFRSELDSHPYLAKWLDVEVLSLRLMDDRFYHLDTCFCPLKDGYLLYYPPAFDAYSNRLIEMRVPAEKRIAIAEPDAANFACNAVNIDHIVIMNKASKELKQQLSNAGFEVLETPLTEFLKAGGAAKCLTLRVTEPVRVELHASATIESRVVQLEGHLLDSGVINRALDVIVEAGGSFQVLNFNLGTQRQSTSSAEVKVTAPSHDVMETIMSQLIDLGALPRPQEICDAELEAVIQDGVAPDDFYVTTIYPTEVRVNCQWVRVDRQRMDGAIAVAPDGKSAQCKLLRDLTTSDRVVVGVEGIRTIRKASTRDQRNTQEFSFMGAGVSSERRVELVVEQIAWELRQIRDQGGRVVVTAGPVVIHTGGGEHLAKLIREGYVQALLGGNAIAVHDMEQSLLGTSLGVDMKRGVSVRGGHRHHLKVINTVRRYGSIAKTVEAGVLKNGILYECVQNNVPFSLAGSIRDDGPLPDTKMDLIEAQQDYARLIEGADMILMLSSMLHSIGVGNMTPSGVKMVCVDINPAVVTKLSDRGSVESVGVVTDVGLFLSLLVQQLDKLTNPYQVVQTV, encoded by the coding sequence ATGACCTCCTCGACTCGGATTCTGATGTGTGCGCCTGACCATTACGACGTGGATTATGTGATTAATCCCTGGATGGAAGGCAACATTCACAAGTCATCCCGCGATCGCGCTGTGGAACAATGGCAAGGATTGTATGAACTGATCAAGCAACATGCGATCGTCGATCTTGTACAGCCGGAAAAAGGCGTACCAGATATGGTATTCACGGCGAATGCTGGCTTGGTTCTCGGTGATACAGCCGTGTTAAGTCGGTTCTATCACAAAGAGCGGCAAGGCGAAGAACCGTACTTCAAAGCTTGGTTTGAGAACAATGGGTTTACCGTTCATGAATTGCCGCCAGAGTTGCCGTTTGAAGGCGCGGGTGATGCACTGTTCGATCGCGAAGGTCGCTGGCTCTGGTCAGGATACGGTTTCCGATCAGAACTCGATTCGCATCCGTATTTAGCAAAATGGCTCGATGTTGAGGTGCTCTCGCTGCGATTGATGGACGATCGCTTTTATCACCTCGATACCTGTTTCTGTCCGCTCAAAGATGGCTATCTGTTGTACTATCCGCCTGCATTTGATGCGTACTCGAATCGATTGATCGAAATGCGGGTTCCAGCAGAAAAACGAATCGCGATCGCCGAACCGGATGCGGCGAACTTTGCTTGTAATGCGGTGAACATTGATCACATTGTGATCATGAACAAAGCCAGCAAAGAATTGAAGCAACAGTTGTCGAATGCAGGGTTTGAAGTGTTAGAAACGCCGCTCACAGAGTTTCTCAAAGCTGGAGGAGCCGCGAAATGTCTAACGCTACGGGTGACTGAGCCTGTTCGCGTTGAACTTCATGCAAGTGCCACGATCGAAAGTCGCGTTGTGCAACTTGAAGGTCACTTACTCGATTCGGGTGTGATCAATCGTGCGCTTGATGTGATTGTTGAAGCGGGTGGAAGCTTCCAAGTTCTGAACTTCAACTTAGGCACACAGCGACAAAGTACTTCATCGGCAGAAGTGAAAGTGACGGCTCCGTCTCATGATGTGATGGAAACGATCATGTCGCAGTTGATTGATCTAGGTGCATTGCCGCGCCCGCAAGAAATTTGTGATGCAGAACTAGAAGCAGTGATCCAAGATGGAGTTGCACCGGATGACTTCTATGTGACGACGATCTATCCGACTGAAGTTCGGGTGAATTGCCAATGGGTGAGAGTCGATCGACAAAGAATGGATGGCGCGATCGCGGTTGCTCCAGATGGTAAGAGTGCTCAATGTAAGTTACTGCGGGATTTAACAACAAGCGATCGTGTAGTCGTTGGTGTGGAAGGAATTCGCACGATTCGGAAAGCTTCCACTCGCGATCAGCGCAACACTCAAGAGTTTAGCTTTATGGGTGCAGGTGTATCGAGCGAACGGCGCGTCGAATTAGTCGTGGAGCAAATTGCTTGGGAACTGCGGCAGATTCGGGATCAAGGCGGTCGTGTGGTCGTTACAGCGGGACCTGTGGTGATTCATACAGGCGGCGGTGAGCACTTAGCAAAATTGATTCGAGAAGGCTATGTTCAGGCGCTTTTGGGTGGAAATGCGATCGCAGTTCACGACATGGAACAATCGCTGCTTGGAACTTCGCTCGGTGTTGATATGAAGCGCGGTGTTTCCGTCCGGGGTGGACATCGCCATCACTTGAAAGTAATCAACACTGTCCGGCGCTATGGCAGCATTGCTAAAACAGTTGAAGCGGGTGTTCTCAAGAACGGCATCCTTTACGAATGTGTGCAGAATAATGTTCCATTCTCGCTAGCGGGATCGATTCGTGATGACGGACCGTTACCGGATACGAAGATGGATCTGATCGAAGCTCAGCAAGATTATGCTCGTTTGATCGAAGGCGCAGACATGATTTTGATGTTGTCTTCGATGCTGCACTCGATCGGGGTTGGTAATATGACTCCATCCGGTGTGAAGATGGTTTGTGTGGATATCAATCCAGCGGTTGTGACGAAATTAAGCGATCGAGGTTCGGTCGAATCGGTTGGAGTCGTCACCGATGTTGGATTGTTCTTGAGCTTGTTAGTACAACAGCTTGATAAATTGACTAATCCTTACCAGGTTGTACAAACTGTTTAG
- a CDS encoding Uma2 family endonuclease, with protein MENKEAEWAKIMLLELKRIEVPPGQRVLLQDVSWQEFERILEDLGDRRATRIAYENGILEIMTPLPEHEANKEVIGDLIKALLEELDFEFLTLGSTTFKNQQMLKGIEPDQCFYIQNESRVRGKKRLDLSTDPPPDLAIEIDLTSRTHPSIYQELGVPELWRFEKGQLQINVLRNDQYEVSERGEIFAALPIAQIIPQYREQSNIIGRNAALKAFRQWVRQQIE; from the coding sequence TTGGAAAATAAAGAGGCTGAATGGGCAAAAATTATGCTTCTAGAACTCAAGCGAATTGAAGTTCCACCAGGGCAGCGAGTCTTATTGCAGGATGTCTCATGGCAAGAATTTGAGCGAATTCTAGAAGACTTGGGCGATCGCCGTGCAACTCGAATCGCTTATGAAAACGGGATTTTAGAAATTATGACACCTTTGCCCGAACATGAAGCCAACAAAGAAGTGATTGGAGATTTGATCAAAGCACTGCTTGAAGAATTGGATTTTGAATTTCTCACATTGGGATCAACCACGTTCAAGAATCAGCAAATGCTCAAGGGAATTGAGCCAGATCAGTGTTTCTACATCCAAAATGAATCCAGAGTTCGAGGCAAGAAACGCCTAGATTTGAGTACTGATCCACCACCGGATCTCGCGATTGAAATTGATCTAACTTCTCGGACTCACCCAAGTATTTATCAAGAGTTGGGAGTTCCGGAGCTATGGCGATTTGAAAAAGGACAACTCCAGATCAATGTTTTGCGGAATGATCAGTATGAAGTTTCAGAGCGTGGGGAAATTTTTGCAGCGCTACCGATCGCACAAATCATTCCACAGTATCGAGAGCAGAGCAACATCATCGGAAGAAATGCAGCCTTGAAAGCATTCCGACAATGGGTAAGACAGCAAATCGAATAA
- a CDS encoding HEAT repeat domain-containing protein codes for MSGGSGVASVVFMGSDRDSRNSATMKSELLRFVKIMSLSIEQITQNLESENSRDRMIALANLRDIPAEEAVPLIKKVLNDESLQIRSMAVFALGIKQTDECFPILLNILETEKDYGIRADAAGALGYLEDIRAFEPLVRTFYEDTDWLVRFSAAVALGNLKDPRAKEVLLQALDSEEVVVQQAAIAALGEIKAIEAVEAILQFAQSEDWLVRQRLSEALGNLPSEKSVSALRYLEKDNNSNVAESARISLERLNGTI; via the coding sequence ATGAGCGGCGGAAGTGGGGTTGCTTCCGTCGTTTTTATGGGCAGCGATCGCGATTCGCGCAATTCTGCCACAATGAAATCAGAACTTTTAAGATTTGTGAAAATTATGAGCTTGAGTATCGAGCAGATTACCCAAAACCTGGAAAGCGAAAATAGTCGCGATCGTATGATTGCCTTGGCAAACCTGCGAGATATTCCGGCTGAAGAAGCGGTGCCGCTGATTAAAAAAGTGCTGAACGATGAAAGTTTGCAGATTCGATCGATGGCAGTTTTCGCACTGGGGATCAAGCAAACTGACGAGTGTTTCCCAATTTTGCTCAACATTCTCGAAACTGAGAAAGATTATGGAATTCGAGCCGATGCCGCAGGAGCATTAGGTTATCTCGAAGATATTAGAGCGTTTGAGCCGTTAGTCCGAACATTTTACGAAGACACAGACTGGCTCGTGCGGTTTAGTGCAGCGGTCGCTTTAGGAAATTTGAAAGATCCCAGAGCCAAGGAAGTGTTGTTGCAAGCGTTGGACAGCGAAGAAGTGGTCGTACAGCAAGCCGCGATCGCAGCCTTGGGAGAAATTAAAGCGATCGAGGCTGTCGAGGCTATCTTGCAATTTGCTCAATCCGAGGATTGGCTCGTTCGACAACGACTTTCAGAAGCGCTAGGAAATTTACCCAGCGAGAAAAGCGTTTCAGCCCTGCGCTATCTGGAAAAAGACAATAATTCCAATGTGGCAGAATCGGCACGAATCTCATTAGAGCGATTAAACGGAACAATTTAA